AATGATTTGTGAAATCTGGTCTATAGTTTTATCGCCGGCATTCCATGAGCGCCACTGATGTCCGTATACAGGTCCAAGATCGCCATTTGCATCTGCCCATTCATCCCAAATGCTTACACCATTATCTTTAAGATATTTGATATTGGTTTCGCCTTTCAGGAACCAAAGCAGTTCATGAATAATAGAACGTAAGTGTAATTTTTTTGTAGTAAGAAGTGGAAACCCGTCCTGTAAGTTAAATCGCATCTGGTAGCCGAAAACACTAACGGTCCCTGTCCCAGTGCGGTCTTCTTTTTTTGTGCCGTGGTTAAGCACATGCTCCATCAAATCGAGATATTGTCTCATTTAATATTTTCAATTAATAAACATTGATATAATAGTATTACTTGCCTTTTTTACGACGGTTGATCTCATCACGTATTTTTGAGGCTTTCTCGTAAGCTTCATCTTCAATAGCGGAATTCAGTAATTCTTCCAATTCGGGTAGCGTTAATTTTGAGAATTCGTTATCTTCATTTTTTTTATTAGAAACCTTTTCCTTATAAATAGTATCGTCAGGAGAAGATGCTTCAGGGTTTTCATCATCGATGTTAATTCCTGCAGCATTTAGTATGCTCTCGTAGGTATAAATAGGGCAGCGAACTCTAAGCGATATAGCTACTGCGTCGGAAGTGCGTGAATCGATCTCGAAATTATTGGTACCATCATTACAGATGAGCTTGGCATAAAAAATACCATCAGCGAATTTATATATTATGACTTCTTTAATGCTGATCCTGAAAGTATCTACAAAAATTTTAAAAAGGTCATGCGTTAGCGGACGTGTAGGTTTCATATTTTCTAATTCGATAGCAATGGATTGTGCTTCGAAACTACCAATAATAATAGGGAGCCTTCTTTTGCCTGAATGTTCAATTAGTATAAGG
The window above is part of the Bacteroidales bacterium genome. Proteins encoded here:
- a CDS encoding bifunctional nuclease family protein; translated protein: MEKIKLRILGISYSQSQSGAYALILIEHSGKRRLPIIIGSFEAQSIAIELENMKPTRPLTHDLFKIFVDTFRISIKEVIIYKFADGIFYAKLICNDGTNNFEIDSRTSDAVAISLRVRCPIYTYESILNAAGINIDDENPEASSPDDTIYKEKVSNKKNEDNEFSKLTLPELEELLNSAIEDEAYEKASKIRDEINRRKKGK